AAGGTGTATTAATGGCAGAGGATAAGACCAAAAACAAGCCGGAGCCGAAGGAGCCCGAACAGAGTACTCTGGACGAAAACGAGCGTTTTCGCTATATCGGCTTCGATGTCTTCTCCAAACCTAAAGGGGACTTCTTCAAAAATGAAGAGGAAAAGAAAAAGCACGAACAGGCGGTCAAAGAGTTCAGTAAGGACAGCTATTCCCCATTTCGAGGATTCACTGCTGTCCACCAGGATCTCCTGCCGGCCTCCAACAAGATCGTACTGACCTTGTCATGCTTGATTATGATCGTTTCCGGTTTTCTGCCCTGGATGAACTTTCATTCCAACTGGGTCGACCTGCAGTTCAGCGGTATCGTCGGATTTTTCCAGGCCAGCGCGCACATGCATGTGCTCGACCTGTTCAATCCGACTTTGAAGATCTTCGTCTATGTTCCGGCGGCATTGTCGTTTCTGGCGTTGATTTTCGGAGTGTTGACACTGGTCATGCTGTGGACGCCGTCGAAGAGCTTCGACGCCTATCTGGCCAGGCTGAAGCGGGTAATGAGCCTGCAGTGGTGGCCTCTGGCGATCTGGATGGCTTTCTTTATCTATTCGATCGTCGGTGTCAGCCTGCCTTTTGGCGAATGGATCGCCGAGCATTACGGAGTCGAAGCGGTCGGCAATTCGGTCAATATCGTAACCTTCGCCGCCCTGTCCGGAATCGGTGTCTGGATGTCGATTGCGGGGTTGATATTGAATTCAGTTAAATCAAACGATTTCTAAACTTAAGCGTTGAAAATACAAATAACGTCATAGAATTTTCAGGAGGATTAAGAAGTGAAGCAATCCGTTTTCGTGACACTCAATCTGATCATCTCCCTGGCGATCGGAACTTTCATTTGGTTACAGTTGCCGGCTTATCTGCAGGAAGGTGGTCCGCTGGTGGCTGTTCTGATCTCTCTTCTGGTTATGCTGATCGCGTTCATTATTGAGAGACTGCTGTCACTGAACAAGGCCAAGGGCAAAGGCTCTCCGCAGTCGTTCTTTAAGAGCATTGTCATGATGGTCCAGAAAAACGATTACGACGGCGCTCTGGCCGCCTGTGACAAGCAGCGTGGTTCTCTGGCCAATGTGCTCCGTGCCGGTATTGAACATTATAAGACCATAAAAGACAGTTCTATGGATCCTGAGAAGCGTCTGGAGGAAACTCAGCGCGCGATCGAAGAAGCCAACGCGCTCGAGGTACCGCTTCTGGAGCGCAACCTGATCGCTCTGTCGACTATCGCTTCTATTGCAACTATGGTCGGTCTTCTGGGTACAACTATTGGAATGATTCGTGCCTTTAACGCCACCGGTCATGCTTCCGGCGGTGTTATCGACGCCACCCAGCTGGCGACCGGTATCTCCGAAGCGCTGGTCAATACCGCTGGTGGTTTGACATCGGCTATCGTCGGTATTGTGGCTTACAACTTTTTTGTCAACAAGGTCGATTCATTCAATTACACTATCGACGAAGCTTCATACGAAGTTTTGCAGTTGATCAAGCATAAAGAAGGTAAGTAATCATGCAGATTAAGAAGAAAAGAAGAGTTAACATTACGCTCGATATGACCCCCATGGTCGATATCGCCTTTCTGCTTCTGATCTTCTATATGGCTACCACGCAGTTCAAACCGCCGGAGAAGAAGGAGGTTGCTCTGCCTACATCGCGTTCGCAGATCGAGCTGCCCAAGCGTAACGTTTTTATGATTACGGTTCCGGCCGAGGATTCTGTCTTTATCGACTTCGTCACCAAACGTAAAGTGACGCTCGAGGACGGTTCGGTTATCGAGAGAACCTTTCGTAACGTCGTCCCGATTCCCTTCGAGGAAGTCGAGCTGACCGGTCCCAGCGTTCAGCAGATGAGATCGGAGGAACTTAAAAACGTTAACAAGCTGTATCCCGGCGAGGACCAGGCTGAAGCTCGAAAACGGGCCAAGCAGGATGTGCTCAGTAGCCTGGTGGTAGTTAAAGGTGATAAAGATGTGAATTATGGTGTCATGGAGAAGTTGATGAACTCTCTTCGCGATGTCAATATAACCGGGTTCCAGGTTATTACTGAACTCGAACAGGATTAAAGGAAGGTGGTGAGATAAATGGGCGCTGTTGACGTTCCCGAAACCGGTGGAGGCGGTAAGGGAGGAAAAAAGAAAAAACGACGGATAAATATCCGTCTGGACATGACGCCGATGGTTGATATTGCCTTCCTGCTTCTGATTTTCTATATGGTCACGACTGTGTTTGCGGCTCCGCAGGCGATGGATATCAATTTGCCCAAGGAGACTGACGAGGAGACGGAAATCGATGTTAAAAAATCGAACCTGTGTGTACTCCGAGTCGATTCAGTGAACACTATGTGGTGGTCGATCGGCGATGAAAAAGGTTCCAGCCGTCCGATCGATTCGGATAACCTCCTCGATTCACTGGTGGTCCACAACAAGAACAACCCGTTTCTCTCGACTTTGGTGAAGATTCACCCCAAGGCATCGTTTCATAACTATGTCGATGTGCTCGATGATTTTTCGGCGGTCGAAACGGTTCTCAGAAGCGACACGACATTCCTGGAGCGTTACCTGAGCGAAAACCGGGCCGCTCTGGATAATTTTGCTGACACGACATACAGTTACAGATATACTACAGTACCCTGGAACGACCGTAGAGATTCACGCATGCTCGAATTTTCACTCGACTCCATGCGGGCTCGCGGGGAAAGGATGCCATAATGAAGATGTCACAGGCATTTGCACAGGGTCCCTACGGCGCGTTTGAGCTGAAACGCACCTACCAGAAGAATATGCTTCTGGGCACCTTGATATCCTGCGCCATTCCATTGTTGGTCATGGGGGTGATCGTGCTGATCGGCGTTATCCAGAATATCCAGGCCGAGGAAGAGGCTGTCGATGCCGCCGCGGCTCCGGTCTATGTTGACCTGAGCGAGTTGCCTCCGCCGTCGATTCAGAAATCGATCAAGAAGCCGGAGATCATGAAAGAGAAGATCGAAATGCCGAAGATCGGTATCCCTAACCCGGTTGCCGATGAAGAGGTCATGGAGGTCCAGGTGCTGGCCACCAACCTCCAGAAAGTCGAGCTTTCAGCGGCTGATGTTGCTGGTGAGGGTGGCGGTGATATCTACGGAGATAACACCGTTATCGATATCATGGGTGATATCATGCCGGAACCGGATGAATTCGTCGCTTTCGACGAGGAACCCCAGCTTCTCAATCCGAAGGAATGCGAACCGGATTACCCGGAGATGGCTCGAAAAGCGGGCGTCGAAGGCGTCGTCTGGGTGCAGGTCCTGGTCGATAAGGATGGCAACGTGCGCGATGCTATTGTCGTCAAGGAATCTGGCGTCAATGCCGGTTTTGAGGAAGCCGCTCTGGAAGCCGCTAAAAGACGTA
Above is a window of Candidatus Zixiibacteriota bacterium DNA encoding:
- a CDS encoding MotA/TolQ/ExbB proton channel family protein, coding for MKQSVFVTLNLIISLAIGTFIWLQLPAYLQEGGPLVAVLISLLVMLIAFIIERLLSLNKAKGKGSPQSFFKSIVMMVQKNDYDGALAACDKQRGSLANVLRAGIEHYKTIKDSSMDPEKRLEETQRAIEEANALEVPLLERNLIALSTIASIATMVGLLGTTIGMIRAFNATGHASGGVIDATQLATGISEALVNTAGGLTSAIVGIVAYNFFVNKVDSFNYTIDEASYEVLQLIKHKEGK
- a CDS encoding TonB family protein, whose translation is MKMSQAFAQGPYGAFELKRTYQKNMLLGTLISCAIPLLVMGVIVLIGVIQNIQAEEEAVDAAAAPVYVDLSELPPPSIQKSIKKPEIMKEKIEMPKIGIPNPVADEEVMEVQVLATNLQKVELSAADVAGEGGGDIYGDNTVIDIMGDIMPEPDEFVAFDEEPQLLNPKECEPDYPEMARKAGVEGVVWVQVLVDKDGNVRDAIVVKESGVNAGFEEAALEAAKRRIYRPAMQNNQPVAVWVAYKVRFQLRGQ